The window TGACGATGCAAGGGCGATTAACAACAAAACATACAGATATTCAACGACTtggttataattataattatgattaaacgTACGACGATAATGAGATATTTAATCGGAAATTTCTGGCACGTATACATAGGGATTGAGCTTCTTCTTCATGGTATCAGTGACGATCTCTATAATTCGGTTTCGCCCCGCGATTCGCTTGCTCGCGGCCTCGTAAATATCCACCTCGGTCGCGCCCTCGGTCACGCGGTTGCGCGTCTTCAAGTGAACGCCGATGCAAATCGCCGCGCTGACATCCGCTGACAGGCCGAATATCTTCGGACGACGGGCGGCTACCAGCGTCGTCGCTTCGATCAACATTTTCGCCACCGTTTGCTTTAGGAAATCCAGGTCCGACAGACGTGGCAACTCCTCCCCCGTCGGCGGGAGTTCGCGAGGGTACGCGATAACCGTCTCGGAGTATTTATCGTGCTGCGCAAGAAACTTTTCGCGGCACTCCTCGCCGCAGAAGAGATACACCTTATCTTGGAGGATAACACCCAGGTCGACTCTGCCCGGCGTCAGTTTACAATCCGGCAGGCCATCGACGTACGTTACCAGACACAGCCCGTCGACCTGGAGACGACGCGCCCAACAAGGGTGCTCTCTATCGACTGTCTCTCGCAATATCCGAGGTCGTTCGTCGACGAGAGACATGGTAACGGGTGAAAGATAAGGCAGCGGGTCCTTAACGAAGGCGTCCACGTGTCGCGGGCAGATCCAGTAGAAATATTCCCTGAACTGGACCATTCCCTGACCGGTCGCCGATGAACGGGCCAACATCTTCAACGTGTTTTCGCGGAACAAGCAAACGGGACAATACGACTCGAATCGGCTCTGCCGCGATCGAAACTCGTACGGTGACACGCACATATGCCTTAGACTGTGGACCTTGTCCAGGTTCGCTTCGCGGAAGTAAAGCGAGATATCGGCAAATCGTGAACGTACCGCGTGATCGGCGCGAGTCCACGCGTGCCACTTACTCTTGGTTGCGTCCAATTCGACGACGTTCCGCGAGAATTCTTTCAGCCAGTCTCGAAAACTCGCCTGATCCGTTTGCCAGGCCTCGTAGCGTCGCGACAGCAAACCGGCGGGAAGCTTCAACGGACTCTTCGTGCCGTCGTTACTCCGAGAAAGGCACTCGAGGCAGAACTCCAGATCCGCCTTGAGATCAAGCACAATCATCGGTTGTATTCCTAAGACAGTTAATTGTTCGGTTTCCTTACGATTCGAGGGACAGCCGACTAGAATGTAGCCCTGAGTTGCCGCGCGTGGTCCTATGGAGAGCATTTGAACGGCACGCGCCACAGATTCGATCGAAGCGGACTGGCCGGCTCGGAGCTGATCCTCGATTGTTCGTGCCGATTCGGTCCAAGGGTAGTACCTCAACATATGGCGCAACGCCTTGCCGCGAGTGATCACCTTCATGCCGTACGTTTTCGCGAAGCGATCAGCCAACGTTGTCTTTCCGCATTTCGGCGGCCCGATGATGGAGATTCGAAGCGGAAGAAGCGGGAAGGGAAGGGCAGCATGGAGGTGATCCCTCCGTGTGAGATACTTCGAGGGCTCGTTCAGAAATGCGGAGAGAGCCTCTTCGCCCGCAGGGAAATAAACATAAGGACCTCGTACGACTGGAAAGATCTGACCGCGGGATCTCATCGGCAGGAACATTGAAATTGGCAACGCGCCGCTGTACATTTGCACGGGACACCATCGTCCGAAGGAGCTGAGGAAGTAGTAGCCGCAGGCGAGAAGTCGTTCGGCTGTGGTAAGATCGATGGTATACGCGAGACCTTCCTCTTGTCCCTCTTCGGCATTTTTATCGGCGAAATTTGCCTCGTTCTCCACTGCCGTCTCTTCCGACGTATCATTCGTTTTATCTTCCTCCCCGATGTTCGCAGCGGTAGTTACGACATCGAAACGACGTTTAATGTGACTTATCACGTATTCCGCTACATCCTCGACAGCCGCGAGATTACACTTTATCACGTTTCCTTTAAATTCAGGAATTTCTCCCTCGAACTTCGTCCATTCCGATTCAAATCGCGTCAAATGTTCAAGGTACTCCCATTCCGCATCTTCATGCAATATTCTTCGTTCTTCTTCGCGATCCGCTTCCATGTCTTCTATAGAATCATCAAAGCAAGAGGAGATGCGGAATTTATTCACTAGGTAGGCGTACGGCTCTTCTTCAAACAAAACGATGATGTCTTCGAAAGCGATGTTAGCCTCAACGATTTTTCGCCAGACTTCAACATCCACGCACATACCATCGACAACGTATCCGCCGTCTCTTCGAAGCTCGTCTTCTAACTTCTCATCAGGTATTCGCCTGATGTTCTGTACAATAATGTCAATCTTCTCGTCGATCGCTATGTCGTTGAGCTTCAGCGAGTctcgtatattcgaatcattcTCGTGCAACACATAATTTTCGCGCTGCTTAACCAGATCGCTCACAATTTCACCGACATTTATCACCGTTCCGCCGAAAACCTCCGCCAATCTTGCGCTAAGTACCGATTTACCGGCGTATTTCGGTCCAAACACCGCCATCTTGCAGGTCGGCCGCGGATTCGGCGgcaataaaaaagttctcgGATTTTCGATAAACAGGTCCTTGGCTTTCCGAGAGGAGAGGAAAAAGAGCCTATCCAGAAATCGTACCGCGTGCCGTGGGAGTCCCTCAACGGTTCGTCCTTGAGCCAGCTCGACAGGGCAGTAAAACTTCCACGCGGAAAGTCTCCAGGGGAATCTGAGAGACACGACTTCCCTCCGCCTGAGAA of the Monomorium pharaonis isolate MP-MQ-018 chromosome 11, ASM1337386v2, whole genome shotgun sequence genome contains:
- the LOC105828151 gene encoding adenylate kinase 9, giving the protein MCDELLEKSGENHTEKVSVDGSFVTKKSSLELIGDSYCAPGTSANVRFSIVYPKANLYYAFAEDVHPTKRIAAVSELFEKGELLSQALPRDELFADQDPYLRDKAVNHYLRTDPLSFIIFGKPGLDHDNVASAIADAWNCALISPTTLIREEIDAGTDKGRYVDKILRLGKSIGPEILMNLMRRRVRMRDVKHRGYVIGCLPFISGDVSSDHSSYSSPVLDANGICSEECENAAVKSHEDRVTLDNSGCKKQFDYQREVSRQIDEVFAVWPTRPLIIIYLVCPKQDVAGEYARQRASRLAGDIFDENKFTQSSESKYDTSESDGSFEFSQILNESDRGLVRLISDNIEVQCDLYERLALPVIDKWILSHDPQRVICVDGRSSVQRILQILETRLNTLALPAILPREMTERGNDARFPGTSPEMNLSDEFAKESAEEAFVILRRREVVSLRFPWRLSAWKFYCPVELAQGRTVEGLPRHAVRFLDRLFFLSSRKAKDLFIENPRTFLLPPNPRPTCKMAVFGPKYAGKSVLSARLAEVFGGTVINVGEIVSDLVKQRENYVLHENDSNIRDSLKLNDIAIDEKIDIIVQNIRRIPDEKLEDELRRDGGYVVDGMCVDVEVWRKIVEANIAFEDIIVLFEEEPYAYLVNKFRISSCFDDSIEDMEADREEERRILHEDAEWEYLEHLTRFESEWTKFEGEIPEFKGNVIKCNLAAVEDVAEYVISHIKRRFDVVTTAANIGEEDKTNDTSEETAVENEANFADKNAEEGQEEGLAYTIDLTTAERLLACGYYFLSSFGRWCPVQMYSGALPISMFLPMRSRGQIFPVVRGPYVYFPAGEEALSAFLNEPSKYLTRRDHLHAALPFPLLPLRISIIGPPKCGKTTLADRFAKTYGMKVITRGKALRHMLRYYPWTESARTIEDQLRAGQSASIESVARAVQMLSIGPRAATQGYILVGCPSNRKETEQLTVLGIQPMIVLDLKADLEFCLECLSRSNDGTKSPLKLPAGLLSRRYEAWQTDQASFRDWLKEFSRNVVELDATKSKWHAWTRADHAVRSRFADISLYFREANLDKVHSLRHMCVSPYEFRSRQSRFESYCPVCLFRENTLKMLARSSATGQGMVQFREYFYWICPRHVDAFVKDPLPYLSPVTMSLVDERPRILRETVDREHPCWARRLQVDGLCLVTYVDGLPDCKLTPGRVDLGVILQDKVYLFCGEECREKFLAQHDKYSETVIAYPRELPPTGEELPRLSDLDFLKQTVAKMLIEATTLVAARRPKIFGLSADVSAAICIGVHLKTRNRVTEGATEVDIYEAASKRIAGRNRIIEIVTDTMKKKLNPYVYVPEISD